One window from the genome of Equus przewalskii isolate Varuska unplaced genomic scaffold, EquPr2 ChrUn-13, whole genome shotgun sequence encodes:
- the STXBP3 gene encoding syntaxin-binding protein 3 isoform X2 has protein sequence MLLDEFTTKLLASCCKMTDLLAEGITVVENIYKNREPVRQMKALYFISPTSKSVDCFLRDFASKSENKYKAAYLYFTDFCPDSLFNKIKTSCSKSIRRCKEINISFIPLESQVYTLDVPDAFYYCYSPDPSNANGKDAIMEAMAEQIVTVCATLDENPGVRYKSKPLDNASKLAQLVEKKLENYYKIDEKSLIKGKTHSQLLIIDRGFDPVSTVLHELTFQAMAYDLLPIENDTYKYKTDGKEKEAVLEEDDDLWVRIRHRHIAVVLEEIPKLMKEISSTKKATEGKTSLSALTQLMKKMPHFRKQITKQVVHLNLAEDCMNKFKPNIEKLCKTEQDLALGTDAEGQKVKDSMRVLLPVLLNKNHDNYDKIRAILLYIFSINGTTEENLDRLIQNVKIENESDMIRNWSYLGVPIVPPSQQSKPLRKDRSAEETFQLSRWTPFIKDILEDAIDNRLDSKEWPYCSQCPAVWNGSGAVSARQKPRASYLEDRKTGSKLIVFVIGGITYSEMRCAYEVSQAHKSCEVIIGSTHILTPKKLLDDIKMLNKSKDKLSFIKDE, from the exons TCTGTAGACTGTTTTTTACGTGATTTTGCAAGTAAATCGGAGAACAAATATAAAGCAGCATATTTGTACTTCACTGACT tTTGCCCTGATAGTCTCTTTAACAAAATTAAGACTTCTTGCTCCAAGTCAataagaagatgtaaagaaataaatatttccttcattccACTTGAATCTCAg GTATATACTCTTGATGTACCAGATGCATTCTATTACTGTTACAGTCCAGACCCTAGTAATGCAAACGGAAAAGATGCCATAATGGAAGCGATGGCTGAGCAGATAGTTACAGTATGTGCTACCCTGGATGAAAATCCTGGAGTAAGATATAAAAG tAAACCTCTAGATAATGCCAGTAAGCTTGCCCAGCTTGTtgaaaaaaaacttgaaaactacTACAAGATTGATGAAAAGAGCCTAATAAAG GGCAAAACTCATTCCCAGCTCCTAATAATTGATCGTGGCTTTGATCCTGTGTCTACTGTTCTGCACGAACTGACCTTTCAGGCAATGGCATATGATCTATTGCCGATTGAGAATGATACATACAA ATATAAAACAgatgggaaagaaaaggaggcagtCCTGGAAGAAGATGATGACCTCTGGGTCAGAATTCGACATCGGCATATTGCGGTTGTATTAGA GGAAATTCCCAAGCTTATGAAGGAAATTTCATCAACAAAGAAAGCAACAGAAGGAAAG ACATCACTTAGTGCCCTTACCCAACTGATGAAAAAGATGCCCCATTTCCGTAAACAGATTACTAAG CAAGTTGTCCATCTTAACTTAGCAGAAGATTGCATGAATAAGTTCAAGCCTAATATAGAAAAGCTCTGCAAAACTGAACAG GACTTGGCACTTGGAACTGATGCAGAAGGACAGAAGGTGAAAGATTCTATGCGAGTACTCCTTCCAGTTCTACTCAACAAAAATCATGATAATTATGATAAAATAAGAGCAATCCTACTTTATATCTTCAGTATTAATG GAACTACGGAAGAAAATTTGGACAGGTTGATCCAGAATGTAAAGATAGAAAATGAAAGTGACATGATTCGTAACTGGAGTTACCTGGGTGTTCCCATTGTCCCCCCA TCTCAACAAAGCAAACCATTAAGAAAGGATCGATCTGCAGAAGAAACTTTTCAACTCTCTCGATGGACGCCTTTTATCAAAGATATTTTGGAG GATGCCATTGACAATAGATTAGATTCAAAAGAATGGCCATATTGTTCCCAGTGTCCCGCAGTATGGAATGGCTCAGGAGCTGTAAG tgctCGCCAGAAGCCCAGAGCTAGTTATTTAGAGGACCGAAAAACTGGATCAAAGCTGATTGTCTTTGTAATTGGAGGAATTACGTACTCTGAAATGCGTTGTGCTTATGAAGTTTCTCAGGCACATAAATCCTGTGAGGTTATTATTG GTTCTACTCATATTTTAACACCCAAAAAGCTGTTGGATGATATAAAGATGCTGAATAAATCCAAGGATAAACTCTCCTTTATTAAGGATgaatag
- the STXBP3 gene encoding syntaxin-binding protein 3 isoform X3 produces the protein MKALYFISPTSKSVDCFLRDFASKSENKYKAAYLYFTDFCPDSLFNKIKTSCSKSIRRCKEINISFIPLESQVYTLDVPDAFYYCYSPDPSNANGKDAIMEAMAEQIVTVCATLDENPGVRYKSKPLDNASKLAQLVEKKLENYYKIDEKSLIKGKTHSQLLIIDRGFDPVSTVLHELTFQAMAYDLLPIENDTYKYKTDGKEKEAVLEEDDDLWVRIRHRHIAVVLEEIPKLMKEISSTKKATEGKTSLSALTQLMKKMPHFRKQITKQVVHLNLAEDCMNKFKPNIEKLCKTEQDLALGTDAEGQKVKDSMRVLLPVLLNKNHDNYDKIRAILLYIFSINGTTEENLDRLIQNVKIENESDMIRNWSYLGVPIVPPSQQSKPLRKDRSAEETFQLSRWTPFIKDILEDAIDNRLDSKEWPYCSQCPAVWNGSGAVSARQKPRASYLEDRKTGSKLIVFVIGGITYSEMRCAYEVSQAHKSCEVIIGSTHILTPKKLLDDIKMLNKSKDKLSFIKDE, from the exons TCTGTAGACTGTTTTTTACGTGATTTTGCAAGTAAATCGGAGAACAAATATAAAGCAGCATATTTGTACTTCACTGACT tTTGCCCTGATAGTCTCTTTAACAAAATTAAGACTTCTTGCTCCAAGTCAataagaagatgtaaagaaataaatatttccttcattccACTTGAATCTCAg GTATATACTCTTGATGTACCAGATGCATTCTATTACTGTTACAGTCCAGACCCTAGTAATGCAAACGGAAAAGATGCCATAATGGAAGCGATGGCTGAGCAGATAGTTACAGTATGTGCTACCCTGGATGAAAATCCTGGAGTAAGATATAAAAG tAAACCTCTAGATAATGCCAGTAAGCTTGCCCAGCTTGTtgaaaaaaaacttgaaaactacTACAAGATTGATGAAAAGAGCCTAATAAAG GGCAAAACTCATTCCCAGCTCCTAATAATTGATCGTGGCTTTGATCCTGTGTCTACTGTTCTGCACGAACTGACCTTTCAGGCAATGGCATATGATCTATTGCCGATTGAGAATGATACATACAA ATATAAAACAgatgggaaagaaaaggaggcagtCCTGGAAGAAGATGATGACCTCTGGGTCAGAATTCGACATCGGCATATTGCGGTTGTATTAGA GGAAATTCCCAAGCTTATGAAGGAAATTTCATCAACAAAGAAAGCAACAGAAGGAAAG ACATCACTTAGTGCCCTTACCCAACTGATGAAAAAGATGCCCCATTTCCGTAAACAGATTACTAAG CAAGTTGTCCATCTTAACTTAGCAGAAGATTGCATGAATAAGTTCAAGCCTAATATAGAAAAGCTCTGCAAAACTGAACAG GACTTGGCACTTGGAACTGATGCAGAAGGACAGAAGGTGAAAGATTCTATGCGAGTACTCCTTCCAGTTCTACTCAACAAAAATCATGATAATTATGATAAAATAAGAGCAATCCTACTTTATATCTTCAGTATTAATG GAACTACGGAAGAAAATTTGGACAGGTTGATCCAGAATGTAAAGATAGAAAATGAAAGTGACATGATTCGTAACTGGAGTTACCTGGGTGTTCCCATTGTCCCCCCA TCTCAACAAAGCAAACCATTAAGAAAGGATCGATCTGCAGAAGAAACTTTTCAACTCTCTCGATGGACGCCTTTTATCAAAGATATTTTGGAG GATGCCATTGACAATAGATTAGATTCAAAAGAATGGCCATATTGTTCCCAGTGTCCCGCAGTATGGAATGGCTCAGGAGCTGTAAG tgctCGCCAGAAGCCCAGAGCTAGTTATTTAGAGGACCGAAAAACTGGATCAAAGCTGATTGTCTTTGTAATTGGAGGAATTACGTACTCTGAAATGCGTTGTGCTTATGAAGTTTCTCAGGCACATAAATCCTGTGAGGTTATTATTG GTTCTACTCATATTTTAACACCCAAAAAGCTGTTGGATGATATAAAGATGCTGAATAAATCCAAGGATAAACTCTCCTTTATTAAGGATgaatag